One segment of Anopheles stephensi strain Indian chromosome 3, UCI_ANSTEP_V1.0, whole genome shotgun sequence DNA contains the following:
- the LOC118510143 gene encoding cullin-associated NEDD8-dissociated protein 1, producing MASYQIANLLEKMTSNDKDFRFMATNDLMTELQKDSIKLDDESEKKVVRMVLRLLEDKNGEVQNLAVKCLGPLVNKVKENQVETIVDLLCANMVSNNEQLRDISSIGLKTVISELPQSSNSLVPNVCQRITGKLSVAIEKEDVSVQLEALDILSDLLSRFGDLLVPFHELILKALVPQLGSARQAVRKRTIVALSHLLTTCNNNAYNKVIEHLLDGLEKPQNPGTIRTYIQCLAAICRQAGHRLCNHIERVMFLLNQYSLRDDDELREFCLQACEAFVQRCPEAIIPHIPTIVDLCLKYITYDPNYNYEADDGDGGTSMEMEDDEEIDSEEYSDDDDMSWKVRRSAAKCLESVISTRHELLEEFYKTLSPALIARFKEREENVKSDIFHAYIALLKSTRPMGDDIGHDPDSMEQIPGPISMLTDQVPTIVKAVQPLMREKSVKTRQDCFLLLRELLNALPGALSNHIDQLMNGIHYSLNDKNSTSNMKIDALGFVYCMLVGHNPQVFHAHIQLLVPLVVNAVFDPFYKIATEALLVLQQLVKVIRPLDMQTSFDFTPYVSQLYTSTLQKLRSPEVDQEVKERAIACMGQIIANMGDVLQPELVTCLPLFMERLRNEVTRLSSVKALTMIAASPLRVNLSPIIAEVIPVLGSFLRKNQRALKLNSLTLLDTLVTHYSQFLDPMLLRGAVAEVPPLLSESDLHVAQLSLVLLTSVARQQPEALVGVHEQILQEVMTLVRSPLLQGTALNCTLKLFQALVQAQLPGLSYRHLLAMLMNPVYNQQQHGGSPLHKQAYHSLAKCIAALTLQVPNEALTVAGEFLREIQNRRNDSHLMFYLLTIGEIGRHFNLHTIDTLAQTILNCFSASSEDVKGAASHALGAIAVGNLNHYLPFILNEIEAQPKRQYLLLHSLKEVISSLSTSKAGLEQLLPSVPSIWTQLFKHCECSEEGSRNVVAECLGKLVLVNPEELLPRLQMALRSESALMRTAVVSAIKFTISDQPQPIDPLLRQCIGQFLFALQDPEPSVRRVALVAFNSAVHNKPSLVRDLLPELLPQLYSETKVKKELIREVEMGPFKHTVDDGLDIRKAAFECMYTLLEQGLDRVDIMQFLEHVQAGLRDHYDIKMLTYLMTARLAALCPNAVLQKLDQFVEPLRATCTLKVKANSVKQEYEKQDELKRSALRAVAALLQIPKADKNIYLAEFLILIRSSSELQPLLESVQKDSSGQTNNNMDGRDSSMDQS from the exons ATGGCGTCGTATCAGATAGCGAATCTGCTGGAGAAG ATGACGTCCAATGACAAGGACTTTCGCTTCATGGCCACCAACGATCTGATGACGGAGCTACAAAAGGACAGCATCAAGCTGGACGATGAATCGGAGAAGAAAGTCGTCCGGATGGTGCTGCGTTTGCTGGAGGACAAGAATGGTGAAGTGCAGAACCTTGCCGTCAAATG TCTTGGCCCGCTGGTAAACAAAGTGAAGGAAAATCAGGTGGAAACGATAGTGGACCTGCTGTGCGCCAACATGGTGTCCAACAATGAACAGCTGCGCGACATTTCCAGCATAGGGCTGAAGACGGTCATATCGGAGCTGCCACAATCGTCCAACTCGCTCGTGCCGAACGTTTGTCAGCGCATCACCGGTAAGCTGAGTGTAGCGATCGAGAAGGAGGACGTTTCGGTACAGCTCGAGGCGCTGGACATACTGTCCGATCTGTTGTCGCGATTCGGCGACTTGCTCGTACCGTTCCACGAGCTCATTCTGAAGGCGCTAGTGCCGCAGCTCGGTTCGGCCCGGCAGGCGGTTCGCAAGCGCACGATAGTGGCACTGTCACACCTGTTGACCACCTGCAACAACAACGCTTACAACAAGGTGATCGAGCACTTGCTCGACGGATTGGAGAAACCGCAAAATCCTGGCACCATCCGAACGTACATCCAGTGTCTGGCGGCGATCTGCCGGCAGGCCGGGCATCGGCTGTGCAATCACATCGAGCGTGTGATGTTCCTGCTGAACCAGTACAGCCTGCGGGATGACGACGAGCTGCGCGAGTTCTGTCTGCAGGCCTGCGAAGCCTTTGTGCAGCGCTGCCCGGAAGCAATCATACCCCATATTCCAACG ATTGTAGATCTTTGCCTCAAGTACATCACCTACGATCCGAACTACAATTACGAGGCCGATGATGGTGACGGCGGTACCTCCATGGAGATGGAGGACGACGAGGAGATCGATAGCGAAGAGTACAGCGATGACGACGATATGAGCTGGAAGGTGCGCCGTTCGGCTGCCAAGTGTTTGGAGTCGGTCATCTCAACCAGACACGAGCTGCTGGAAGAGTTTTACAAAACACTTTCCCCGGCGCTTATCGCACGCTTCAAAG AGCGCGAAGAAAACGTCAAGTCCGACATATTCCACGCGTATATTGCCCTGTTGAAATCGACCCGCCCGATGGGCGATGATATCGGGCACGATCCCGACTCGATGGAGCAGATTCCTGGCCCGATCAGCATGCTTACCGACCAGGTGCCAACGATAGTGAAAGCGGTACAGCCGCTTATGCGTGAAAAATCCGTCAAAACCCGTCAGGATTGCTTTCTGCTgttgcgtgagctgctaaacGCCCTGCCCGGCGCACTTTCGAACCATATCGATCAACTAATGAACGGCATACACTACTCGCTGAACGATAAAAACTCCACGTCCAACATGAAGATTGACGCGCTTGGCTTCGTGTACTGCATGCTGGTCGGACACAATCCCCAGGTGTTCCACGCGCACATTCAGCTGCTCGTGCCGCTCGTCGTGAACGCAGTGTTTGACCCGTTCTACAAAATTGCTACCGAGGCCCTGCTCGTCCTGCAGCAGCTGGTGAAGGTTATCCGGCCGCTCGACATGCAAACGTCGTTCGATTTTACGCCGTACGTTAGTCAACTGTACACGAGCACGCTGCAGAAGCTGCGTTCGCCGGAGGTAGATCAGGAGGTGAAGGAGCGGGCGATTGCCTGCATGGGCCAGATCATTGCCAACATGGGCGATGTGCTGCAACCGGAGCTGGTGACCTGTTTGCCACTGTTTATGGAGCGTCTGCGCAACGAGGTGACGCGGCTGAGCTCGGTTAAAGCGCTCACCATGATTGCTGCCTCACCGCTGCGCGTTAACCTAAGCCCGATTATCGCCGAAGTCATACCGGTGCTGGGATCGTTCTTGCGTAAAAACCAGCGCGCGCTCAAGCTCAACTCGCTCACGCTGCTCGACACGCTCGTGACGCACTACAGTCAATTCTTGGATCCGATGTTGTTACGCGGTGCCGTAGCCGAGGTGCCACCGTTGCTGAGCGAATCGGATCTGCATGTTGCGCAGCTTTCGCTCGTGCTGCTAACCTCGGTCGCACGCCAACAGCCCGAAGCGCTGGTCGGCGTTCACGAGCAGATTTTGCAGGAAGTAATGACACTGGTGCGCTCACCCCTCCTGCAAGGCACGGCATTGAACTGCACGCTCAAGCTGTTCCAGGCGCTGGTACAGGCCCAGCTGCCGGGACTGAGCTATCGCCATCTGCTGGCGATGCTGATGAACCCGGTgtacaatcagcagcagcacggcggCAGTCCGCTGCACAAGCAGGCGTACCATTCGCTGGCCAAGTGTATTGCCGCACTGACGCTGCAGGTCCCGAACGAGGCACTGACAGTGGCGGGCGAGTTTCTGCGCGAGATTCAAAATCGTCGCAACGATTCGCATCTCATGTTTTACCTGCTGACCATCGGCGAAATTGGGCGTCATTT CAATCTGCACACAATCGATACTCTGGCGCAAACAATCCTGAACTGTTTCTCGGCCTCGTCCGAGGACGTGAAGGGAGCGGCCAGTCACGCGCTCGGTGCGATCGCAGTCGGTAATCTCAATCACTATCTGCCCTTCATACTGAACGAGATCGAGGCGCAGCCGAAACGGCAGTATCTTCTGCTCCACTCGCTGAAGGAAGTCATCTCGTCGCTGTCGACCAGCAAGGCCGGTCTGGAGCAGCTGTTGCCGTCCGTGCCATCGATATGGACGCAGCTGTTCAAGCACTGCGAATGCTCGGAAGAAGGTTCGCGGAACGTGGTGGCCGAATGTTTGGGCAAGCTTGTGCTGGTGAACCCGGAAGAGCTGCTGCCCCGGCTACAGATGGCTCTGCGCAGCGAAAGCGCGCTCATGCGCACCGCCGTCGTGTCGGCCATCAAATTTACCATCTCCGACCAGCCCCAGCCAATCGATCCGCTGCTGCGGCAGTGCATTGGGCAGTTTCTGTTTGCCCTGCAGGATCCGGAACCGTCGGTGCGGCGCGTAGCGCTGGTCGCGTTCAATTCGGCCGTTCACAACAAGCCAAGCTTGGTGCGCGATCTGCTGCCCGAGCTGCTGCCCCAGCTCTACTCCGAGACGAAGGTGAAGAAGGAGCTGATCCGCGAGGTGGAAATGGGCCCGTTCAAGCATACCGTCGACGATGGGCTTGACATCCGGAAAGCGGCCTTCGAGTGTATGTACACACTGCTCGAGCAGGGCCTGGATCGGGTAGATATTATGCAGTTCCTGGAACACGTGCAGGCGGGATTGCGCGACCACTACGACATCAAGATGCTCACGTATCTGATGACCGCCCGGCTGGCCGCCCTCTGCCCGAATGCTGTGCTGCAAA AGCTCGATCAGTTCGTAGAACCACTCCGAGCGACCTGTACGCTGAAAGTGAAGGCAAACTCGGTGAAGCAGGAGTACGAAAAGCAGGACGAATTGAAGCGGTCTGCACTGCGTGCCGTTGCTGCGCTGCTACAAATTCCCAAGGCTG ATAAAAACATATACTTGGCGGAGTTTCTAATTCTGATCCGCAGCTCGTCTGAGCTACAGCCCCTGCTCGAATCGGTGCAGAAGGATTCGTCCGGACAGACGAATAACAACATGGACGGGCGCGACTCGTCGATGGACCAGAGCTAG